The window TATTTTCGTGAAATGTAGTATGTTGCAAGGACATTGAAACACTTGTATTTTATTGAAGACGATTTTATGTTTAAGGACGGTTTTATGTTAATGGACTGTATTAATTTTATGCTTACGGACTATATTAATTAGAGACTAGGGTTCTAATAAGACTAAATTTTTGTTGTATTGTTGGGTTTACTTTGCGTTAGATACTTTCCAAAAACAACTCTAGCACTAGTATTCCTTTggtttaaaaactttaaattaagCTTTCTCCAAAATAGAGCTAATGGTTTTCAGGTTGTTTCGCTTCCTTATCGGTTCATTAAACCCCGtctttgcacatgcccaaacaGTCAAGAAAGTGTTGATCAGTACTAAAAACTAATTGAATTTGGATATGACTCAAATCCAAATCTATATGACCCTAAACTAACCCCTCATATTTGTTAAACTATGAAGTAAAGATACATTTGACAGCATCATCAATCTGTCATCTTCAAAAAATAAGCAGAACTAATTGTAAGATGCGAAGAAGCATATTCTTAAGACAAGCTTCGAGCAAATGTGACAAGGAAAAGTAATTAAGTGATGTTAATGGCCTACCTCCAGTGCTTTTGTCAAAACTCTGAGCTTCTTCATTCAACAGCTGAACAGCAGCCTCAATATCATCTTGGCCAGTAAGAAATACAAGTATATCGCCCACTGTTTTCTAAAAACCAAATATAAAAGTATGCAGAATGAAAATTGATTGTAGACACCTGAGGTCAAGCAAAGCATCTAACAGCATTTGCAATAAtagtaacaaaatttaaagcTTAATGAATCTCTCTCATCTCTAAGAAATATTCCAAAAGACCAACAAAGATCTATGACAATTAAGCTTTTATTTTGTCATTATCGACGTTAGTGCCTGGAAAGCGTTGATATACTCAGAGATTGCAAATAAAAggcccaaaaaaaaattaagggtagttgtaacttgtaagtttGTAATTACTATAACAATGAGAAGACTCACAGTAGGAAAACTCTAAAGAAAATGACTAGAAAATTTTTTGACTAACTACCAATTTCTACTTTAGATCAAGAAAGATACTTTGTCAGACAACTAGCAGCAAATTTTCGATCAAAGCACagaaaaaaaacaatcaaatgAAAGGTTGACAGCTTCTTCCTATTCCCAAAAGTTCAGAACCAGCTACCTGTTTGTGAATCATAATCACAGTTGAAACAGCTGCTCGAAGATAGTCAGAGACTGGTTCCTGAACATAATTGATTTCCACATTAAAGCCTCTTCCCTGGATATTTACGGTGCATATCTTTAGTATCTCTTGAGACAACATAGCAGCAAGATTTGGCAAGGATGAGAATCATAAACCAGTACAATATACCTCAACTGAGATAATAGCGGGCTCTGTATTTGGCTCCAGTTTGTCTCCGGTTCCTCGATGCTTTTTACTAATTTAACAGCCAAAAACATAAGAATTCAATATCCATCCATTCAACTAGAAGCATAGATAACAAAATATTCATCTATTTGACAACTAACAGCTTAACTGATTGATGAATTGGATAAACATATAACACACTTCCTCCGTCCCTTTGACTTTGCCACACTTGATAATTTCATCTATCCCCTTAAATTTGCCACACTACTCCAGTTTCAATTTTGACTATGGTCCcacatattttcttttaatctcatccctCCTTATCTATTCCATTATCTTTTGTCTTATTCATCAAATAGAACTTTACAAAACAACTCTATTATCTTTGTttcaaaatcaaagaaacagagggagtattgaATAATCTAATTCCACTCACTAAGAAAAGCTCACTGGAATCAAGCAGATACATATCCAAACCATTCCCATGGATGGAAGGAAACCAGGCCAGCATTTACTATACTATCATCTAATGTAATGACAGGTACAGCTTCATCTAAAGACAAACTGTAATATTTTGAGCAGCAGAATGCAGAGGAAGATCACAATAATTGTTTATCCACTTGTAAGTTATCATATTCATAAGCCTAGTGTTCGAATGCACTAATTCAGAAACAAACTCTAAAACAACGAGCAACGAACCTTTTAAACTCTATGCAAAGACTCAACAAACCACGCAATGCattaattaatgattaaaatAGCATCATTGTAAAGTTTCTCTTCACTATATAAAGATTATCAAATTCATTCAGTTTTTCATATCCACAATACCACCTCATCTCCTCTTTGTACATTATCATGAAAAGGACTTTAGGTTTTATTCTATTGTAAGTTGTTTAAGATATAAAGAATCAAAATAAACACCCCGGGGTGCCACCCATACACAAAAGGAGGGATAAAAACAAAAAGGGCATATAGagcaatatatcaaaaataaacaaaaatcaagTGATGATAACAAGCTAAAACTCGAGTCCAACTATTTAACAACAGAAAAAAGAACTTAGAGCTTGGACACGTGAAGCTATATCCTCAATGTTGAATTCTTCATTCCAAATGCCCATCAAATTGTAAAAAGGAGCAGCATTCTATATTTCACCTACAAAGCTTATATTTTCATCCTTCCTTTCCAGGTACGAAGAACATCCTTGACAAAATACCAAAAGTTCTCTTTATATAGAGTCAAAATGATTTATATAAGAATATgtaacaacaaagaactaaaatggcATTGAAGTCCCACTTTAAAGATCAACTTAAATGGCATTGAAGTGCCACTTTAAAGATGAACTTAAATACCATTGAAGTGCCACTTTAAAGATGCACTTAAATGGCATTAAAGTGCCACTTTAAAGGTGAAATTACATGGCATTGAAGTGTCACTTAAAGATGAGCTTAAAAGCATTAAAGTGCCACTTTAAAGATGAACTTAAATGGCATTAAAGTGCCACTTTAAAGATAAAGTCATTACAAAGCCAACAATACTATGTCATCATAAGTATGTCATTCAAAGCCATTGAAAACAATGGTTAGGAGTAACTCCCCACAAAACATGAAaaagttttttgaaaaatccaCTACTTGTTCCAACATGGGCAACTAGGAATTTCCAATCAAATTGGCGTAAGACTTAGCCCTAAGCATCGATCCTAGACGAGATAACTCGATTGATACAAGGAGACATGCCCTGGTGCATGTTTgtggatgatattatttttgatgataagaCCGGGAAGGGGGCAAATACTAAGAACGATGGAGACAAGAATTGGAGTCACGAGGGTTCAAATTAAGTCAAAGTGTAATATTAGCACAAACGCAATAGCGAAAGGCACTATGAAGTTAGAAGAGAAAGATATCGCTACAAATGAATACTTCAAATACTTTGGGTTTATATTTCAAAGTAGTGGAGATATTCAACAAGATGTGACCCATAAAATTAAGTGTGGGAGGCAAAAATGGAGAGCGACTACCGGAATATAATGTGATCGAGGTGTGCCCTTAAAGTTAAAGGGCAAGTTTTATTGTACGGAACACTCACAAACTTGCTAAATTCATCAAATTAAGAAAACTCACAATTTGGAACAATATTCAAAACTTCACAAGCTTAATATTAAAAGGTGTGCCTCGCTTTGCGCCTCGCCGCCTCGAGCTCAGGCTCGGTTGAAAACGACTCGACTAAGTAAGGCAAAGCCCAATACAAGAGGAGTGCGCCTTAGGCGTCTCAATGCGCTTTGCGCCTTGTGCGCCTCCTTGTTGGggtaagtaattaatttttgtttgttttaaaaagaaataaaactagAAAAGGAAATTTACTTGAATGTGAAGTTCAAGAAATCGTTgcttttttcataaaaacaaaaaactggttaataagaagaaaataactTTGGTACTCTTCATAATAGTTAAGAATAATGAATGTTTTTAAGCTTGTTGATACTAATACATAAATGATATGTTGATTTACgtaatatatatgtttttaaattgaattttaagctttttatcgAAAAAGTGCGTCTCACCTACAAAAAGTTCGTGTCTTCGCCCTGCACTTTGCTCTAGAATCTAAGGACCTTTTGCACCTCCATACGCCTCGcacttttttaaaataagcTCACAAGTTCTTGAATAAACTATGTAAACAAAGGCTACTGTATTTCTTAGAAAAGATTGGATGATGAAATAGCATAGCATTACATGGGTTTATATAGTATTCAAAGGCTAGATGAAAAGACTCAATACATTAGCCCATTAAAAACAGccaaaaataacaaacaaaacagcaaatttaatgttttaaacCATTAAAACTGATAAATTGGTTCATGTCGGAAATCGGAATGAATTGAAAAGAACTGATATATTAGTAGAAAAAGATATGGAAGATCTAGATTCAAAATGAAAATAGCAGAAAATCGGAATGAACGGAAAAGAAGAATAACATGTGGACAATCATTAGAACTAGTATATTGTTCATATAACCGACCCCAATCTTTTAGAATTAACGTtatggcattgttgttgttgtcaatTTTGTAAGTATGGATccttcataatatttttcaatcATGTCCTCCAAGTCATCTTCGGTCTTCATTGCCCTCTTTTTAAGTCTTTCGATATttaactagaaaaaaaaaaagaaaaaaatttcttaCAGACAAATAAATCTTCCTCGCAAGTTTCGTCCTAAATTAGGAGAAATACAAGTCAAAGTGGCAAACCTGATGAGTGATGAGCACTAGAGAAGGTgagagaagaagatgaaaatggtGACAAAGTGGAACTTGCTCAAGGAGAcgatattttgcactatggtttATAAGTATTATTGGGAGTTGTGAATATAAATATTCTAATAGGGTTTTGATTTATCGATTCAAACAACCTTCATCAAGGCTAAGAGATAATCACAATGAGAAGAGCACTATATTTGGGTTACTATCAAAAAGATCTATGTTAGAGATTTTTTATACTTAATTAAAAGCTTCCACCATTGTAATTAgagattttttatatttaattaatttacttttGGTTATTATCTATTTTACTCGAACTCTATGTTTTTAATGGTGTCTCGTACGATCGGTATGGATACCGGTGCCGGATAAGTGTCCAGTACACCGGATTGCACAAGGGTACGACACATTTTCGCAAACCCAGTTGTAATTCTTACTCTCGCCATTTAAGCTTCAGTTAACACCGCCGATAAAAGCTATACGAGATCTAAAACCCATTCAACCATTGTTGTGTTTATTGTTTCTTCAATTGTAGCAGCCTAGCATGAGAGGGTTGAAGAACaaatttttttcatgttttagagaaagaaaataaagacaTAGAAGATGAATATGAAGGGAGGCTGGGAGGGAATACTTGTAAAGAAGATAAAGGGAGAGATACAGAGAAATGATGACTTTGGAAAACATGTTGCTTTTAGAAGTAGTGGTTTTTATTGGAAATAAGGCGAAAGAGCACAAATGCCtccaataaataattaaaatacaactAAAACCAGTATTGAAGTTTGACTTTTCAGCAACTTATTGTACTTTTACTATTAATCGTAAAGTAATAATACTAGTGAATACTGCAATTTGTATTATAAAGTTGTACTACTTCAATAAGGtcttttttatgtaattaataATTTCCAATTCCAATAAGTATTTTATCCCTTAAtgtttgatattttaattaattattttgatggGTCCTCGTACACTTATCCAATAATAAGACAGTGTCCGCATATCCtagaattttaaaattgacGTACCGGACACTAGGATCCACACTTGTATCCGATACCCATACCCGAGTCCAAATAACATAGGTTATCATATTGCAATCTTTCTAACGAGACTTGTTTACTACCATTAACATTAATACAACACATGTTGCATGTCAATCAAAGCTGTCAAGGCATATTGATGGAATGAATACAAACAGTGTTCTTAAGCTTTTGGAAAgttgaataaaaaataacaaagagaaaattaacaagaaatgaGTATTCATCAGTTCAAGGAGAAAAACCTTCCTCTGAAGAATGATGCTATCGATTTCGCTTCAATAGTTGCAGATGAGATAACTAAACGCAGTTCAGGTCTACGCCTTTGAATCTGAAATTTAGTACCAAACACATGTAAACACCAAAAGAAACAATGCAATTATGTTGACTGTTATGATAAAGCAGAGATACCTTCTTTAAAAGACCAAGTACAATATCAGTAGAAATAGATCTTTCATGTGCCTCATCAATCATGATGACACTAAGAAAGCAAAAAACACAACATAAAGAATGATGTTAGAAATTCAACCGCAAAATGATTTAAATCCATTCGTGCCAAAAACTAAGTCAACTTCCTAAATAAATGATTAGAAGAAAAAAGAATCCCATTGTATTAGAAAGAAAAGGAgatttcaaatataaatataccACATTAGGATGATTTTGTGAAAATCTCACTTTTAATTGCACCTTCATTTAAAGTCTAAATGACCTATAAACATATGTGCAAAGACTTTCAATTCCACTCCAACTAATTAGGTGAATTTGTGTGCTAGGGCTAGCTTTTGATCTTGCTCCAATGCACATTATGACTATTTGGGCCACTTGATCCTAACCTCTTAAACCTTAAAGGAAAGATGCAGTTAAAGTTGAACTTTTACAAATAAGACCACCTATAAGTGGAATTTTGAGGTTTAATTTCCACAATACAGCAATACCAAATCATGCATATCGGCTACAAAAACCAATACAACTCAACGTGAAATTCAATTTTCCTAAAGGGAAAAACGAATGATTGAATAGTGAAACTAAGGTCCATAAACACAATATAGTGCTTCATATCTGTCAATAATCTAACACTTCAAAGAAAACCAATTTAGAAGTTCTTCAGAATGTGGAATTAAGGTATAGGACTCATCTTAATTTAACTTATCCAAGTTTAGATGAGTTCTAATATAGACTAGCGAGTTCAATTCACGGCTACAAAGTTCTAAAAATTCTATAAAATTCACGTGATTTCAGACAAGGCCCAATAGAAAGACAAATTAGCTATTCAAGTAAATAAAGGGTACCCTAAGAAGGGCATTGCGCAAGGCTACCATATAGtttatattactatataagATAGTTGAAATTACATAAAGTACTATGAATAACAAGCCACCAAAACACACTATTGCATTTCATGTTTCGGAACGTTCCAAGAGAAAGAAGAAATTGATCATTAAATTCAAAGCCTAAACCAAATCAAATATAATGCCAAAATTAGGCAAGAATGCTTTGTAAAGCAAAAGACAAACAGCCCCAAGTGATAATCCTATTTCTACACCACTACTAGTGTCATCCACATCTAATAATGCaaaagaatatttttcaaattatagGTGTTGTTTGTATGgcttttttattactattttgtTTGTGTAAATGTCTAGTACTATACCTCACTTAATCATTCAATAAAATACCTGTACTTGGACAGAAGAGGATCATCCATCATTTCCCTCAGCAACACTCCATCTGTAAGGAACTTGATTCTAGTAACACCCTAGAAAAACAATATCATTCCTTGATCTCAACAAGTAAAACGTTTAgctaaaaatcataaaaacactCTAGATTTAGACTTTGTTAATAAAACATTATGCGATGAACATAATGCACATGAATGGAAGAGATAACATACAAATTGATTAGTGAAAAAGTCTTACCAAGGTCGTCACATCTTCAAATCTGATTACATATCCAACCTCCTCACCAAGTCTGACACCCATTTCTTCAGCAACCCTTAAAGCAACCGACTACAATTTCATGTGACAAAATGGAAAGAATAAGACATGGTTACCATACAATCAAGTCGATCAATCAATGCTACCATTTCTCTTCTAATATATAGAAAGAACAATTAGAAAATTAAACAACTATTTTAGTTAGCCAACATTCATTAAGTATGACAAAGCTCACCACCTTAACGTTGAGAatgcaaaatgaaaatgatatacACCTTTGAATCACACATTCCATGTTTGACAATAGGTATATCATTTAAGCACAAAACCAAAGAACCTATATCACTAGTGACAATTCATACGCATTGCAAGGCGGTTGTAGCTAAGGCTTATAGTCCAGTATATAACAATAAATCCCACCATACTGTTCTTAGGACTTAGGCACATGCTAGTGCAATGGCTTATCGTTAATGGGATCATAACTCTTCATTATGTGAACACCAAATGCAATTTGGTTTCATTCTTTACCAAATTTATGATTAAGGACTCAATTGAACAAACATCAATTGAAATTGGGTTATGTCAACGTAAACACGAAGAGGGAACCCAAGGTAAACATCAAGTAAACATCCCATTTGATGTTTGTAAGCATGTCGTACTAGGTGATTGTGGCTTAACATCATAGTTCTCAAGGTCCAAAGTTGAGACCTACCTTAATATAGTATGAAGTGTTATGAAGTGTGGTCACTTTAAGTCAAAGTTGGCATGATAATTTCTATCATTCATCTAATTGGATATCATTAGGATATTATCATTTGTTAAGCATGTCGTACTAGGTGCTTGTTCAATCCGTAAGAATATTGGCATTAATGCATGAGatatgattttaaatctaaTTTGCGTTTAGAAACTATCCCAAAAGATTCCCAGTGGTGGAGAGTTATTGAAACATTTAGAGTATGTTAGGAATATCCccaaataatactcccttcgttccttAAAGAAattctcatttgtcattttggggtgtttcatttgttgttcccaaagaatctttctatttatatcacaaatttcggacaaaaataacctaatacatcctcattttaatattttaataatgcttatggtccgaACATATCTTCcacttttttattagttgtgatccatatattttttttccattaactttcttttaatattttttaatgtgtaTGGTTCCCACTTTTCCATaaccaaatttattattcaataaaataataaatccgCTATCTAAAATAATATTGCGAGGTGCTTGTTCAAGCACGGGGCCGCTCGTTCAATCACACTTTGCCACTTTGGTGCTCATTTGAGCAAACCTAGTACCTCTATTCGCGATACGACGCATTGTTTCCTTTAGACGTGTGTTTTCATATGCAAGTTACAGTTGATGGACAAGTAAAAATTGGATGATTACATGTGTTTTCCTTTTAGATAGAGAGTTAGAGTCATGTAGTGGCCAGTTAATGACAAAGAATTACACTGGCTTTCTCTAATACTGATGATACAAATGAGAAACTTGCAATCTTTTATTCAGCATTTCCagatttcatcattcattttaagACAATATCATTTAGATTATACTAAGAGCATGGTGAGATTAATTGTCTCTTTCGTATTTCATTACGTTCCCTGAAATCATTGTGGCAGAAACAACACAAAAGAAAAGTTCAAGAACACTTTTAACGTATATCAAGTTTCCGATTTTCTTGAGCAACAAAAACCAATTATCAATCGCATCAAATAATTTGTGTCCGCGTGTTAATCAAATTCGAGAAGTTTGTTTACCAGATTCAATGTTGGCTACAATTACATTTCTGTTGTAAATTATAGCAATACTACTTTGTGATAGATTTTACTCTAGACTTTTGACAAGACCGATGTCCAACAATAACATCTTAATTCACACCCTTGAAATTAAAGCAAGATATAACAATAACCAACAAATTAATCAGAAAAGTTATTATGTTCTCCTAAAATCAAtgcagaaaataaaaaagacagAACCTGGACAGCAAGACGCCGAGGCTGCGTACAAGCGATAACATGACCACCATCAGCCCACCCTGCTTCATTTAAATACTACAATTCCACCAAAAGTTTGATTAACTAAAAGGAAATTTGAGCAAAAACACAGAGTGAGAAgaataaaatgagaaaaaaccTGAGGGATTTGAGTGGTTTTTCCACTACCAGTTTCGCCAACAACAACGGTAGTAGCGTGATTTTCAACGAGAAAGAGAATAGCGTCTTTGAGCTTATACACTGGCAGTCTCCGACGCTGACTTTCGATGTTATTAGAGTATCCGAAACCAGAAGACGAAGATGATGAGGACGAATAGAAGAAGACAACGCCACCATCTTCGTCTTCCACCAGTCGAGGTTTCTCGGTTCCGGGCTTCCAGAACTTTGCCATTGCTTCTGGCAGTCAAGTTCCCCAGTTATTAGTGCATCTGAGTCAAGAAGGGATGCCAGAGAGGAGTGGCGACAGCAGGTCTCTAGTGGCGGTGATGCGGGTGGGTTGTGGTTCTTGTGGAAGTTGTAGAGTTTTAATGAGAGTAAACTAAGGGACGATGGGAGAGAAGGAATCGCGCGTTTCATCAGAACCCCAAAAGCTGCAtttaattttaaagattttttaaaaatttcttcCCGAGGCACGTGCCCCAGCCCCTGTAATCTCTAATGCGATGAACCCACTATAGGAGAGCTGCCCAAAATATAGGTCttcaaattttttatacttttattcaAACTAGGGGCGTGCAAAAGGAGATTGGACCAGCAGTCTGGATCGGAATCGGTTGAGACCAGATTTAAATCGGACCGAAACCTATTGAATCGgagttaaaaaatattttttgttagaaataaaaaatacgaAGCCCTTAAATAAGTTCATACATAAGaatcgtaaatattattcctcttacaaattaattttatatatatttccgGTCTAAGCCGAATTTTTCCGGGCTTAGATCAGACTGGACAAGAAATGCAGAATGAAGAATAAGGCCTAGAGCTCGAACCGATTACAACGTGTCTGATTCAATAGGTTTCGTTTCGGTTTAGATATGGTCTCAACCGATTCCGATCCAGACTGCTGGTCCAATCTCCTTTTGCACACCCCTAGtttgaataaaacatttgaagGCCTAGATGTTGGGCAGCTCTTTTATAGTGGGTTATCACATAAGAAATTACATGAGCTGGGACACGTGCCTCGGGaagaaattttaagaaaatcattttttggattttagggtttagggtttagggtttagggtttagggtttagggtttagggtttagggtttagggtttagggtttagggtttagggtttagggtttagggtttagggtttagggtttagggtttagggtttagggtttagggtttagggtttagggtttagggtttagggtttagggtttagggtttagggtttagggtttagggtttagggttttagggttttaggggtttagggttttagggtttagggttttagggtttagggtttagggtttagggtttagggtttagggtttagggtttagggtttagggtttagggtttagggtttagggtttagggtttagggtttagggtttagggtttagggtttagggtttagggtttagggtttagggtttagggtttagggtttagggtttagggtttagggtttagggtttagggtttagggtttagggtttagggtttagggtttagggtttagggtttagggtttagggtttagggtttagggtttagggtttagggtttagggtttagggtttagggtttagggtttagggtttagggtttagggtttagggtttagggtttagggtttagggtttagggtttagggtttagggtttagggtttagggtttagggtttagggtttagggtttagggtttagggtttagggtttagggtttagggtttaggggttaggggttaggggttagggtttagggtttagggtttagggtttagggtttagggtttagggtttagggtttagggtttaggggttaggggttagggtttaggggttagggtttagggtttagggtttagggtttagggtttagggtttagggtttagggtttagggtttagggtttagggtttagggtttagggtttagggtttagggtttagggtttagggtttagggtttagggtttagggtttagggtttagggtttagggtttagggtttagggtttagggtttagggtttagggtttagggttagggtttagggtttagggtttagggtttagggtttagggtttagggtttagggtttagggtttagggtttagggtttagggtttagggtttagggtttagggtttagggtttagggtttagggtttagggtttagggtttagggtttagggtttagggtttagggtttagggtttagggtttagggtttagggtttagggtttagggtttagggtttagggtttagggtttagggtttagggtttagggtttagggtttagggtttagggtttagggtttagggtttagggtttagggtttag of the Amaranthus tricolor cultivar Red isolate AtriRed21 chromosome 6, ASM2621246v1, whole genome shotgun sequence genome contains:
- the LOC130815803 gene encoding probable pre-mRNA-splicing factor ATP-dependent RNA helicase DEAH9 isoform X2 — translated: MAKFWKPGTEKPRLVEDEDGGVVFFYSSSSSSSSGFGYSNNIESQRRRLPVYKLKDAILFLVENHATTVVVGETGSGKTTQIPQYLNEAGWADGGHVIACTQPRRLAVQSVALRVAEEMGVRLGEEVGYVIRFEDVTTLGVTRIKFLTDGVLLREMMDDPLLSKYSVIMIDEAHERSISTDIVLGLLKKIQRRRPELRLVISSATIEAKSIASFFRGSKKHRGTGDKLEPNTEPAIISVEGRGFNVEINYVQEPVSDYLRAAVSTVIMIHKQKTVGDILVFLTGQDDIEAAVQLLNEEAQSFDKSTGELLVLRLYSGLPRTEQDFVLSPTPRGKRKAIISTNIAETSLTLEGIVYVVDSGFSKQRFYDPMSDIENLVVAPISRASARQRAGRAGRVRPGKCYRLYTEEYYVNKMSAEGIPEMQRSTLVSCVIQLKALGIDNILGFDWLASPSPEAMIRALEVLYSLNVLDDDAKLTSPTGFQVAEIPLDPMLSKAILASNELGCSEEMLTIAAVLSVQSIWISVRGAQKQLDEAKLRFAAAEGDHVTFLNVYKGFLQSGKSSKWCQKHFVNYHAMKKVLEAREQLNRTAQRLEILYKF